From the Periophthalmus magnuspinnatus isolate fPerMag1 chromosome 1, fPerMag1.2.pri, whole genome shotgun sequence genome, one window contains:
- the atf4a gene encoding cyclic AMP-dependent transcription factor ATF-4 has translation MMLSELDLEDVEALHSGSSFLTADTLGPLLDHCGEALLGLSSLEEPLSSISPVHSHHAPLPEAKASDLMLPWLGTSDLLDIECPQEEDALLAMEWVSEKLELGELDLDSLLDSSDDCPDSPYSPDAVPAPCPQPDLTPALTLESPEGAVKSEPLSPALSPELGSEVELGQDLVEGPSHSHSDSDSDSGIESSPPHTPQSCKSKPYSRPQPDTKPSRPLKPVKTVEKKLKKMEQNKTAATRYRQKKRVEQEELNAERLLLEQKNQELSERAQALSKEIQYLKDLMEEVRRHHQSKTRTATK, from the exons ATGATGCTCTCAGAGCTGGACCTGGAGGACGTGGAGGCCCTGCACTCAG GGTCCTCGTTTCTGACGGCTGACACTTTGGGGCCCCTTCTGGACCATTGTGGTGAAGCTCTGCTTGGCCTGTCTTCTCTGGAGGAGccgctctcctccatctctcctgtgCACTCCCATCATGCACCTCTCCCTGAAGCCAAAGCCTCAGACCTGATGCTGCCATGGCTTGGAACTAGTGACCTGCTGGACATTGAGTGTCCGCAGGAAGAAG ATGCTTTGCTGGCTATGGAGTGGGTGTCTGAGAAGCTGGAGCTGGGTGAGCTGGACCTGGACTCTCTGCTGGACTCGTCTGACGACTGTCCTGACTCTCCTTACTCTCCTGATGCTGTGCCGGCCCCCTGCCCCCAGCCTGACCTGACCCCTGCCTTGACCCTCGAGAGCCCAGAGGGAGCAGTGAAGAGCGAACCCCTGTCCCCGGCCCTCAGCCCGGAGCTGGGCAGTGAGGTGGAGCTGGGGCAGGACCTAGTGGAGGGGCCCAGTCACTCTCATAGTGACAGTGACAGCGACTCAGGCATCGAATCGTCCCCTCCCCACACCCCCCAGAGCTGCAAGAGCAAGCCCTACAGCCGCCCACAGCCAGACACAAAACCCTCCCGCCCACTCAAGCCTGTCAAGACCGTGGAAAAGAAGCTCAAGAAGATGGAACAGAACAAGACGGCAGCCACACGCTACCGTCAGAAGAAGAgggtggagcaggaggagctgaATGCAGAGCGCCTCCTCCTGGAGCAGAAGAACCAGGAGCTGTCAGAGAGAGCCCAGGCCCTCAGCAAGGAGATCCAGTACCTCAAAGACCTGATGGAGGAGGTACGCCGCCACCACCAGAGCAAGACCAGAACAGCGACCAAGTGA
- the LOC117373607 gene encoding uncharacterized protein LOC117373607, with product MFLRTAKSLNTTVPALYCSTRRPVPEVCLTRRMSSGPRHVVWSSKGAVAYLSTRPWTPGSVVVEPSLSGAEGGSVFELPEEAYLSLLLGARGVSRLLCERLGVHRCALVARPQPHRPPQVQVLPLHGLDAEWCPHLAADEEFNPTDPGYCTSKSAPRWSEERLTELQGQIRAMLPDPLSPPDYTFLGEDPAHPGLFSRIVRGEELQWRVWDDPGHVAFLTPFPNTPGLTVVVPRRPLPSDIFSLEEQDYVSLVQASRSVALLLLRSLAASAVGMIFEGFEINYAHVKLMPLFSSCSSRGEQIGARAAPFYSIYPGFVSSEDGPEASAHSLKELHAQLTC from the exons ATGTTTTTACGCACAGCCAAATCTTTAAACACGACTGTCCCAGCGCTTTACTGTTCCACCCGCAGGCCAGTTCCGGAGGTCTGTCTCACGCGCAG aatgtccTCGGGCCCCCGTCATGTGGTGTGGAGCTCCAAGGGGGCCGTGGCCTACTTGAGCACACGGCCCTGGACCCCTGGCTCTGTGGTGGTGGAGCCCAGCCTGAGTGGAGCAGAGGGGGGCAGTGTGTTTGAGCTGCCAGAGGAGGCGtacctgtccctgctcctgggGGCCCGAGGAGTGTCCCGACTCCTGTGTGAGAGACTGGGCGTCCACAGGTGTGCACTGGTGGCCAGACCTCAGCCACACCGCCCCCCACAA GTCCAGGTGCTGCCTCTCCATGGTCTGGATGCAGAGTGGTGTCCTCACCTGGCCGCAGACGAGGAGTTCAACCCCACTGACCCTGGGTATTGCACGTCCAAGAGCGCCCCCCGCTGGAGTGAGGAGCGACTGACGGAGCTCCAGGGCCAGATCAGGGCCATGCTGCCGgaccctctctcccctccagaCTACACCTTTCTGGGGGAGGATCCCGCTCACCCCGGCCTCTTCTCGAGGATCGTGCGGGGGGAGGAGCTCCAGTGGAGGGTGTGGGACGACCCCGGGCATGTGGCCTTCCTCACCCCGTTCCCCAACACTCCCGGGCTGACGGTGGTGGTCCCGCGGAGACCCCTGCCCTCAGACATATTCAGTCTGGAGGAGCAGGACTACGTGTCCCTGGTGCAGGCGTCTCGGAGCGTGGCTCTGCTTCTACTCAGGAGCCTGGCTGCTTCTGCTGTGGGGATGATTTTTGAGGGTTTTGAGATCAACTACGCTCATGTCAAACTGATGCCTCTCTTTTCATCGTGTTCATCGAGAGGGGAGCAGATTGGGGCCAGAGCTGCCCCCTTCTACAGCATCTACCCTGGGTTTGTGAGCTCCGAGGATGGACCTGAGGCCAGCGCTCACAGCCTCAAAGAGCTCCATGCTCAGCTCACCTGTTAG